The following are encoded in a window of Sminthopsis crassicaudata isolate SCR6 chromosome 3, ASM4859323v1, whole genome shotgun sequence genomic DNA:
- the FBXO45 gene encoding LOW QUALITY PROTEIN: F-box/SPRY domain-containing protein 1 (The sequence of the model RefSeq protein was modified relative to this genomic sequence to represent the inferred CDS: deleted 3 bases in 2 codons) gives MAAPAAPPAAVAVAAPGASGGGAGGGGSGSPGAGGRLPSRVLELVFSYLELAELRSCALVCKHWYRCLHGDENSEVWRSLCARSLAEEALRTDILCNLPSYKAKVRAFQHAFSTNDCSRNVYIKKNGFTLHRNPIAQSTDGARTQDWFQRGRHAWEVWWEGPLGTVAVIGIATKRAPMQCQGYVALLGSDDQSWGWNLVDNNLLHNGEVNGSFPQCNNAPKYQIGERIRVILDMEDKTLAFERGYEFLGVAFRGLPKVCLYPAVSAVYGNTEVTLVYLGKPLDG, from the exons ATGGCGGCTCCGGCGGCGCCCCCGGCGGCTGTGGCGGTGGCGGCCCCGGGCGCTAGCGGAGGCGGGGCGGGCGGCGGAGGCTCGGGGTCGCCGGGGGCCGGGGGCCGGCTGCCGAGCCGGGTGCTGGAGCTGGTGTTCTCGTACTTGGAGCTGGCGGAGCTGCGGAGCTGCGCGCTCGTGTGCAAGCACTGGTACCGCTGCCTGCACGGCGACGAGAACAGCGAGGTGTGGCGGAGCCTGTGTGCCCGCAGCCTGGCCGAGGAGGCGCTGCGCACCGACATCCTCTGCAACCTGCCCAGCTACAAGGCCAAG GTACGTGCCTTCCAACATGCCTTCAGCACCAATGACTGTTCCAGAAATGTCTACATTAAGAAGAATGGATTTACTTTACATCGGAATCCCATCGCCCAGAGCACTGATGGTGCAAGGACCCAAGATTGGTTTCAG AGGGGCCGTCATGCTTGGGAAGTCTGGTGGGAAGGCCCTCTGGGCACTGTGGCTGTGATTGGAATTGCCACAAAACGGGCCCCAATGCAGTGTCAGGGTTATGTGGCATTGTTGGGCAGTGACGACCAGAGCTGGGGCTGGAACCTAGTGGACAATAACCTACTACATAATGGGGAAGTCAATGGCAGT TTTCCACAGTGCAATAATGCACCAAAATATCAG ATAGGAGAAAGGATTCGAGTCATCCTAGACATGGAAGATAAGACTTTAGCTTTTGAACGTGGCTATGAGTTCCTAGGGGTTGCCTTTAGAGGACTGCCAAAGGTCTGCTTGTACCCAGCAGTGTCTGCTGTGTATGGCAACACAGAAGTGACTTTGGTTTATCTGGGGAAACCATTGGATGGATGA